The Sphingomonas sp. KR3-1 genome has a window encoding:
- the lipB gene encoding lipoyl(octanoyl) transferase LipB — protein sequence MTKDIEWRVAPEPIEYGAALAEMEAHVAALTAGTAPERIWLLEHPPVYTAGTSATDARELVDARFPVFRTGRGGRYTYHGPGQRIGYLMLDLRNRRRDVRGYVHAVEGWVIAALGELGIEAFRAEGRIGIWTLDAQGQEAKIGAIGVRIRQWVTMHGFAVNLSPNLNDFNGIVPCGIAEFPVTSAAALGVAATPQQFDLALRATFLPFLEALS from the coding sequence ATGACCAAGGATATCGAATGGCGGGTCGCGCCCGAGCCGATCGAATATGGCGCCGCACTCGCCGAGATGGAGGCGCATGTCGCAGCACTTACCGCAGGCACCGCGCCCGAGCGGATCTGGCTGCTCGAGCACCCGCCCGTCTACACCGCCGGCACCAGCGCGACCGATGCGCGCGAGCTGGTCGATGCGCGCTTCCCGGTGTTCCGCACCGGGCGCGGCGGGCGCTACACCTATCACGGGCCCGGCCAGCGCATCGGCTACCTGATGCTCGACCTGCGCAATCGCAGGCGCGACGTGCGCGGCTATGTCCATGCCGTGGAGGGCTGGGTGATCGCGGCGCTGGGCGAATTGGGCATCGAGGCATTCCGCGCCGAGGGTCGGATCGGCATATGGACGCTCGACGCGCAGGGCCAGGAAGCCAAGATCGGCGCGATCGGCGTGCGCATCCGGCAATGGGTGACGATGCACGGCTTTGCGGTCAATCTCTCGCCAAACCTCAACGATTTCAATGGGATCGTACCCTGTGGCATCGCCGAGTTCCCGGTGACCAGCGCCGCCGCATTGGGGGTTGCGGCAACACCGCAGCAATTCGATTTAGCTCTGCGCGCCACATTCTTGCCATTTTTGGAGGCTCTCTCCTGA
- a CDS encoding glycerophosphoryl diester phosphodiesterase membrane domain-containing protein, producing the protein MAKIGTVWDRTAEFLSDNLHAVLPVALLAFFVPASIQSSFQSALAGGSFQLTLLLRLVQLAFGILSLWGSLTIAAMALEIADGRTAGAIGRARLLPALAVSLLLFAAIFVLALPIPLALQLAGYDMTAIARGEVTEISPTMGTGIALYALVLIALLLWFAARLFVVNPVIVRERRMFSALRQSWTLTRGMTWRIIGVILLFVLVSWVSALAANMVFGSIFALVAGGGTDGISLAGVLTSIVVAAVQTGFTVLVPAFTAKLYLALAAEAGLREGVLHV; encoded by the coding sequence ATGGCGAAGATCGGCACCGTCTGGGATCGGACGGCGGAGTTTCTGAGCGACAATCTGCACGCAGTGCTGCCCGTGGCGCTGCTCGCCTTTTTCGTGCCCGCCTCGATCCAGAGCAGCTTTCAGTCCGCGCTGGCCGGCGGCAGCTTCCAGCTGACGCTGCTGCTGCGCCTCGTCCAGCTCGCCTTCGGCATCCTCTCGCTCTGGGGCTCGCTCACCATCGCGGCGATGGCGCTCGAGATCGCCGACGGCCGGACCGCCGGCGCGATCGGTCGGGCGCGGCTGCTGCCGGCGCTGGCCGTCTCGCTGCTGCTGTTCGCGGCCATCTTCGTGCTGGCACTGCCGATCCCGCTCGCGCTGCAGCTCGCCGGCTATGACATGACCGCGATCGCACGCGGCGAGGTCACCGAGATTTCGCCGACGATGGGCACCGGCATCGCGCTTTACGCGCTGGTGCTGATCGCGCTGCTGCTGTGGTTCGCCGCCCGGCTGTTTGTCGTCAATCCGGTGATCGTGCGCGAGCGGCGGATGTTCTCGGCGCTGCGCCAGTCGTGGACGCTTACCCGCGGCATGACCTGGCGGATCATCGGCGTGATCCTGCTCTTTGTGCTGGTCTCCTGGGTGTCGGCGCTCGCCGCCAACATGGTGTTCGGCAGCATCTTCGCGCTGGTCGCGGGCGGCGGCACCGACGGCATCTCGCTCGCGGGCGTGCTGACCTCGATCGTCGTCGCCGCGGTGCAGACCGGGTTCACCGTGCTGGTCCCGGCCTTCACCGCGAAACTCTATCTGGCCCTTGCGGCCGAGGCCGGGCTGCGCGAAGGCGTATTGCACGTATGA